In Benincasa hispida cultivar B227 chromosome 8, ASM972705v1, whole genome shotgun sequence, the sequence GGATTTTCTTGACTGGTTGTAATCTTTATAATGTAGGAAAATTGTCTGACATGGACAAGGAGCTGTACAATAATAATCTGCCTATGTAGTAATTAGGAAGACAACACAGTTGGgacattaaatttaatgtctTCATCAATAATGCATGGCCCAAACAGACAAATTTTGCCCAATTACACAATAATGATGCATGATAAAAGTTGGCTCAATAAGTAGTGGGtgtgtatttatttatttcaaccAACTGCACAGAAATGGGTatcaaaatctttttttaactttatttttaaagagaaaaaagagatttGTGAAGGGAAGTCTTATGAATGGACATCACAACAAAGCTCATCATAGAAACTAAAAAAGAAGAACATCTCAATTTGAACAGATCAAAAGTTGCATCAGAAGCAAAAAGCAAAAGCCAAAAGCCAAAAGTAAAGGCAAAGGCAGTAATTAATTACATCACCCACCCaacccaacaacaacaaaataCAAGAAGCTATGGCAATTTATCATCCACCCCCAAGTATTGACTGAACAGAGTGaaacaaaaagggaaaaaaattagtACAATAACAAGAGATTAGGGAATTCAAATTGATGGcgaatccttttttttttctttttcttggcTTCAAATGAAAGATATGATGACAGGTAAATTGAGAAATTGCAACAAATGGAGATAAATTTTTCCCTATAAACCACCAAACTCACCTAGAAGACATGTCGTCTGAATCTTGAGCAGCGTCGGATTGTGGATTCACGGCTTCGTGAAGGCTGGATTGGCGAAGCTCTTCTATACGCTTTGTGACTTCGGACATTGTGGGACGCTTATCAGGATACTGAGCTGCACAATCGACTGCAAGCTGCAATAGTTGAACCATCTCCTCCTCAACGTTTTGGTACCTAAGAAGCTCAAGGTCGAAAACTTCGGAAGTCCACTCCTCCCTAACAACTGACTGCACCCATCTGGGTAGATCAACTCCTTCCTCGTTCAAAAGGGAGTGAGTAGGAGCCTTACCTGTCAAAAGCTCCAAAAGCAATACGCCAAAGCTATAGACATCGGCCTTATGGGGTACTTTACGAGGATCAGTGACCTCTGGTGCACGGTAACCAGCAACTCTGTTGGGGCTGGAAGGTGGTCCAACAAGATGTGCTAAACCGAAATCGGAGACTCGAGCATCATAAGATTTTGTTAGAAGAATATTGGAAGATTTTATGTTTCCATGGGAAACATTAGGGCCTTGAGAATGCAGATATTCAATGCCACGAGCAGCTCCAAGGGCAATTCCAGACCTGATTTCCCAATTCAATGGAGTCCTACCAGCTCCTTTGTTTCCTGTAGTCAAAAGTAAGCACAACAGAAAGGGTAAAGATAAAGCTTCTTTAAAAGATTGTAGTTCTCCAACTAATCCTctttattttaaacatttaattttttttcttttctgaatGTAGAAATGCTGATCAATTGAGATACTAAAACATCATATTATTTATCTGAAAGAAAGGGGAGATAGAACTAGAAGGGAACTAAAAATGCAAAGACTAAACTCAAGTCCTCTCATTTAACTACCACCTTTGATATATGAAGAAGTAACAGTGAACATAGAAATAGTGGTAACACATAATTTAATTCCAATCCCAAGTCAATCAAACTTTAAAAGTTTTTGCAAGATACAACTGAACAAAGAGAGAGCAACGGCAAGAAAAAGTAAAACAGAAGATTGAAAAAGTGAGACATGTCAAAGAGGAAATGAACAAGCAATTAGGAACAAGTGGTACAATAAAGCATGTGAAGGCAATGATAATCGAAATGTACAACAACCAAGCAACCAAAATCGAACTAGAGAAAGTAAAGGCAATTACAATCAAAATGTACAACCAATCAATCGAATACGCAACAAGCAATTGAAACAACTTACCATGTAAAAGAGCAGATAAGCTTCCCATGGCCATGTAATCATAGACAAGAAGCTTCTCATCCCTACTGAAATAGTAAGCCCTTAGAGGGACCAAATTTTCATGATCCATAGATCCAACAGCTTCGATCTTCTCTCTGAATTCCCTCTCTGTTATTGTAACATCCTTCAACCTCTTCACAGCCACCACAGAACCCACTTCCAAAACAGCTTTGTAAGCAGTCCCAAAGGTTCCTTTCCCCAACACTTCAGCTGAAGCTCTCAAAAGATCCTCCAAATCAAAAACCCTTGCAGCATTACCAAAAAACACCAATTTCTTAGTCCCAGTACCATTGGCATTCACTTCCCCCTTTCCAGTCCCGGCCACGACTGTTGCAGCAGAAGCAGCAGCAACAGTGGCTGGCACAGTATAACCATTATTATAACCCCCATTTTCAATCTCCTCAGCTGACTTACCGCCTTGAACTTCCACTTCAGGATGCTTCAATGTGGCTACATCAACTGAACTCGTTTTCTTAGCACTCTTCTTTCGGCACAAAAGCATTAAGATTACAAGTATCAACACAAAACCCAGTACAGATCCAATGACAATACCAGCAATGGCTCCCCCTGACAGCTTTTTCTTATGTCCAGAGCCGCCATTGCTCCCAACCTCCCCTGTCGGCACAACAAGATCACCAGAGCAAGCCTCAAGAGGATGGCCGCAGAGAGAATTACCCAAAAAGGAACTCGAAGAAAACGATTGCAATTCCTTAGGAACCGACCCATTTAACTGATTGTTAGAAACATTGAACTGATCCAGAGGGATCTTCAAGTCCGGGATAGACCCAGAGAGATGATTTTTCTCAAGGAACAGAGTCTTGAGACGGGTCAAATTGTTGAACCCGGAAGAGATCTCCCCAGAAAAGTTATTGGAAGCCAAATTAAGACGAACAAGGTCATGAAGCTGAAACAAGAAATCAGGGACAAGGCCTGAAAACTCATTACCTTGCAAATAGAGGTTGCGAAGATTAATGCAGGCAGAGAGATCTGAAGGGAGCTGACCGGAAAGGGCATTGAGCCGAAGGCTGAGAGTACGAAGGTGAGTCAAGTTCCCAAAAATCCCATTCGGTAATGGACCGAAAAGCGCCGCTCCGGGGAGACGAAGAACAGTGACACGATTGTCCTCGCATTGAATCCCAGGCCAAGAACAGGTGTTCTGATCAGTCACATTCCAGAGCATAAGAGTTCGGCCACCCACAGCAGAACGAAGGGCCAAAAGAGCTGTTCTATCAGAAGCAAGATCTGGTTTAACAGTGGGAAGTAGAAGGCAGAATCCCACCAACAACAAAGAGAGGAAACGAGTTCCCATATGGGTTTGCATTTTGAGATTGTTAGAGCAAAACCCAGTTGAGGTTCTGCAAAATGGGGGACTGTGATTACAGAAAAATGGAAAGCCAGTAAGGTTTGGAAGGCATTGGTGGGAACTTAGGTTAAAGGGATTGAAAAGAAGGGagtgaaagaaagagaaaaggttAGAGTATGAGTTGGGGAAGCTGGAAATTGTGTGCTGTCTCTTGCTTTTTCAATTGGGTAAGAGGAATTTCACAGAGTTACACAGGCTGTGCTTTGGCTGTGGCTGAGAAGATGATCAGATTTCCcctttattttcttcatttttttttttttttggtaataaaaattcaaagagggagagagagagagagaaggaaaGCCCTAAGGTAGGGTTATAAGCATTCCATGCTTTTTTGTGTATCCGAAACCCAGCGGTCACTCTCTTGCTTGTCAAAATTCACAAACGTATCtgcatttttcattttttaaattttgtcttCTTTTATGTTCTATCTATTTTTCTATCcagttttgttgtttttgttatgtatattgatttttttcatATCTAGACTCaagaaaatgatattaaattgaaataagtGATCATTACAACTTAAGTCATTTATTATTTAGATGAGTTTTATAATTTATGATGGTTTTTAAATGGaggaaaattaatatatttatcacaaatacatagtaaaatatcactgtGTAGCAGTGATGGAACGCTgatagatatttaatttatcagtgtctatattgtttatcactaatagacagtgatattttgttatatttgaaaacattttcagcaaatttgaaatttaaaacaattactctgatttttatttcccattttgacccataaaatttgtgaaaataaattaatttagactCTAAATTCTGATCTTTAAAACTTTCAAGTATGTGTTTTTTTCGTTCCTAAACTTTTATGTCAAAAACATTTGTATGTGTAAACGgacattaaaattttaaaaggtgataaaaatgagattatatgatataaatcaaacccgaatttttatttatatgccTAAACTATAAATTGATGTACAACTACccattgaaaaataatatttatttttgttttgaagaaaaataataatatttattacatgcattatagagattgAAATTTATGAGTAGATGTAGCGTTTTGGGATTTAAACTGATATTTATAGTAATGTCAAGCAAATAAATATGTctcttttttttagtataataagtGTGGGATAGCAAATTAAACTTCTAATATTTTGGAATGGAGGCCATGTCGATAgtattttgataaataaatatatttcattttcttccaaATATGTTGATTTTAGTGTAAGGAAACGATAATAATCATATCTTAGAGAGTTAATCTTTGTAACATTGGTTCTAACGTAGGGGCCATGAATGATATTGCTGACTAACTctctattaataataatatttttctttaacaaaTAATTAGAGTTGGGATGATTATGAttctatcaattaattaattttgattaattgggGAATGTGAATGTCCAGGCTGTTTTCTTTCTACATTAatgatttgtttttgtttttcttttatttatttaattattgtttagTATGCAATTTGCATGGTTACCTAATTTAGTGTATTTGATAGGTTAATTACTCTAAACCCTTAAAACAATTCATCATCATATGAAGATTATTTAGCAATATCTTAATATAGATACATTcaatttctttctatttctCCATTCCCAAGAGGATAAATTACATCAAAATGGTATCTATGGTATCCCTAATGATATGAATGAAAGTTTACTTTTGTGTATAAAaacaatataattaaactattaTCTTTTTAGTCATCCAATTTGAAAGAATACGaatatttagtctctaaattttaaatatatatttttttagtccgAATAAATATATTTGGTCTCTAATTTTTCATAACACACATTTTTAGTTctcgaatttttaaaaatatgtttaaaagttCTTGAAGTAATccgtttttattaatttaaataatcatatgatttttcttttagttagaaaaataattttagatagaaaagataatttttaaaaaaaactaatttaagataataataaaataattattgtatgGACCTTTAAAACCTATTTGAAGAACTAAAAATGTACTTTTTgaaaatctaaaaatcaaatgtaCACATTCTTAAAAGATCGATGactaaaaaagtatatttaaatTCGGAGATCAAACacacatattcttcaaaactcaatAACCAAAAAAACAACGTCTTTATATTTTGTCCGTATTTTCAATTATctcttaataataatataaattatgctcATTTATCTTcgttttgaattttttagatTTCGACAAAATCGAATACAAAAGAAGTAAAATTAAGTAGGACATATTTAGAGGTATGAAATGcaataatttgaaaaagaaaaggactTGACCTAACTAGTTATTAAATATGGACATAACATTGTGATGGttgaattcaattatatatgcaacaaagtttttaaaatttttgtctATATTGAAATTTACAAAGGGCCACATGAATACACTTTTACAAATGCCCAAATTTAGATGACAATATGTCTATTTAAAGAGtccccattttttttcttttttttggccACCATAATGCTTAATCATATATcctttaatttagttttttttttttttttttaccacatTATTGCAAATGAAGATAACAATAACTTTTCAACTATGAGtgtttggttttcttttttggattaattgatTATTCTTTGATTCCAATGTTCTCATTACatcaattttcaaaagtttctcATTTTCATAATTACCTTTTGACCTCCTCTTTTCCTACAtcaaattacttttttaaaaaacaataattttttttattttttttttaattcaaggaTTCAAACTTCTTACCTATCGAacaattagtatttttttttaacattaatatttgattaaaatactattttagttcCATATTATGAAGTTTGTTCGATATCAATTACAatactttcaaatgtttaatttagtctttgaactttcaataaatattaaatttagtcaatgttacttgtttgttgttgatttttttcaaacattttttgttaactatttttagtttcactataaaattttaaattatattcacCTGCTATATTTCttgcataaaaaaattattatttagttaatttcgatcaaaattaattttaaggagctaaatttaaggtttattgaaattacaataattaaaattggacatttgaaaacatcggaattaatattaaacaaattttaaagtttaaggacaaaaacacaatattttaacttttttttttttttttaatttctaattgaaTTTCTTACTTCATGATAGATGGATGTTACTATTAACTTACAGTAAACTTACCTGGCATGATAATAAGTGAATGGATGAAAATTTAGAtgagaaaaatggaaatttaataaatgaaaaaaaatccaaatttctaCTAGTTTGTTGGAAATTTGAAGGATAAATTAAAATTCTCAATTCTTAGATGATAATTTTCCACCAATGTATTATGTCATAAAAGTTTATCGTCGATCAATTTTTATTCTATCACCAATTGATAAAGTATATacgaaattaaaaaatatgtgaTAAGAAGGATTAAACTGAAGATTGAAGACTAATATATGTATTTAGCCTTATCATATATTtgcaatattaattttaatcctTTCACCTTCAAGTTTAAACTATTTTCACTCATAAACTTACACAACACTTATTTTTGTCCTTATAcgtttaacttattttattttgctcatgaaacattcaaaatatttattttaattagtcgttgaatttttaaaaaatcatcacTTTGATTTctgttatattatttttacaCCTTAATCTAATCTGCTCAATGTTCATCTCTAACTTATTTAGCTGGAACTAACGATGATAGTACATATACTCAAATCTACattattaatttgttaaaatcaaattaaaagtgagaacaaaaataattgtttttttgaaGGCTCACGTAAAAAAAGAATAGAcactaaatatttaaaattaaaatagaataaatttcAAACGTTGGTTGGTATTTTAATAATTGAAAGGTGGAAATAAtataaacttaaaatttcaaccaaatatgatttaaaccaattttattagTATACATGGTTTTTTGTAGAGTCAAAAGCTATtagatatattattatttttttttaaaaaaaaaaaggtaaaagaaCTTATGTTAATCATGATGgttttatatgataaagtaaGAAAGTTGTTGAGTttaataaatagaataaaattaatGCTTTTGGTTTTATGTATGGTAACATTAACAACCTCCCTTGTTTGTATTTTgcccttttttttattaaaaaaaaaactatttattctataaatatttattatttattttttttttttaaaaaaaaaaaaaaaaaacactcttgCCGGGGATTATACTACATTTCTAATCAGATAAAATTATAAGAATACTCCTTAAGCATTAAAAGAAATTCCAATTATACttcaaaatttttgaaaagttcTATTTTAAGCCGTGAAATTTAAAGTTAGTTTCCTTTGAAAACTTTGCCATTGATTtatagatgaaaaagaaattcgTATTTGCTCAtgtaaacaaatatatatatatatatatctaaagaGAAGTAGAGATTATTAAAGATAAaacgtgatttttttttaaaaaaaatatttttcatgaaTTAGAGATTAGATAATAAAATCAACACCAGTCATGTAAAAACAACCCAATTCTAATAAAGATTAGATCAGTCGTNNNNNNNNNNNNNNNNNNNNNNNNNNNNNNNNNNNNNNNNNNNNNNNNNNNNNNNTATATAAAATATACGTATACATTTGAAGAAAGTTTTCCAATTATGAAAAATTTGTCACACCCCTCCATCctctttatttattatgtgtCACATTagcatattttaaaaaatagtgtgAGATCTACTAACATTAATTTGAGGTTCACTAATATTTACGAAAACATATTTATAGTACGAACAAATAGAGTATGGTACTCTcgtaatattataaattttttcagGGCACATTTGTGAATCATACTTGTTTTCATCTTCCTTACTTCAACTTATGCTCTCAACTTTCTATTATTttgattatgatttttttcctgCAAATATAAACCTCCAAATTTACCTATTGTATGtgtttatatttgttcacttaagcaacacatataatataagtagACACGAAAAAAATTTGTCCATGAATTTGTTGGTCACATTTACCAAATCGTAATCAAAATTGGTGTAATCGTAATGGAATTTCATTGATGGATCAATTGTAATGAGCTGAATCTAAATGTAATTGGATTGTTTTTTTATCgcatttacttagaattatgaattttgtcacGATAACAGTAAAGAtgtcaaaattcataattttttatttagaacaataacaataatgataATCGTATCGGTAAAGGTAACAATAGATATAATTCCGAGACGCGATTGGATTGGGCACATTTTACTTGTCAATTAGTTTGTGTTATTTGATTGCAAATTTGGAAGTGGACCCTATGTGTCAGATGTAGAACACAAGTTAACCACACAAAACAATAATCAAATGGGACCAACTTTTCATATTACCATCAATTTATTACTTTTTCAATAGGGCAAACATtgtttaattgtaaaaatattcggttgttttgaaaataaaaaaacttcaaaattgaagaattaaaatgaaaacttttaaaGTTTGAAGATGTAACTGAAATCAAtatcatgattttaattattttgaaaaagtaataataacgatgataatttaattaaaaaaaagttataatttaacaaaataataataatttagagAGTTTCTCCGGGCGGTCCGCTGGAGGATCCGATCCGATTCGATCATATAATTGACGAAACACACCGACAATTCGACGtctcaataaaattatttatattaaaaaaaaagttatatataattattataataatatttaatgaacaataacgTTGTAGGTGGGACCCACACAAGTTTCTCAAATTTCACAACTGTTTCTCTTtgttttgcttttgtttttttcaaggtttaatttaaaatatttccaGTCCGTTTTTTTACGTTTTGTGATGGCTTAAAATAACCCCTCCAAACTTTACGGTAAAAAATTGAGTTAAGAAATGGAAAGGAATGTGCCCTAGAATGTTTAGGTTCATAAGAATATAAAATttacttaaataaataaataaataacggttttattcttaaaatttattagaaatAATGATTTAAGGCCTTTTGAATTTATCCTTttataactaattaaaaaatatgtttttaaaaactttaaaaactaATCCTAAAAGATTAATTAGTCTATAGAACTTCATAGTTCAGAGATTAGAATGGAGTAAAGAATATTGGAGTTGTAAATTCACCGGGGTTGATTTGTTGGAATTAAAAACTCTGGagtttaattcaaattttattatacaAAGATTTAGTTGGAGAATTCAAACCTCTAAATTTTGGAGGGCATAGATCTTAACCAATTACACTATCTTGGTTGATTTAATCTCTAAAGTTCGTGAATAAAGTTCGTCCTTTGTTAGTTTATCGGTCTACATTTATAAAAGTTCtcattaaattataacattttttttttcatgatagAAGCTACATTGTCATCAACTAGAATTCTTTGATTAAATGTTAGAAAATTAAAAGGTATGAGAATTAAATTGATCTATCATAAGGTGAATACAAGATGCAttcattatctttaattctaAGTAGGACTAGTAACGATATAAAATTTCATTGACATGTCGATATTTCCACGTTTTTATGAGTTTGACATTATCATAAAGAATGAATcaatatttcaattatatcatagaaAAGTTCacgaaaagtaaaaaataagtaataaaatataactaatGTATATCATATTACatgtaaattaattttttgagaaatattaattttatcgaTAGTAGACATCTATATTTTTAAACCTTTCAAGTATAATTAGTTCAAATATTCCTTTTATCAGGCAACTAATAATTTAATCACcgtctaaattttttttagaaaatcaattatgagaaaaaaaattctcatatcCCCACTCGCCAACCTACCTTAAACAGTGATATTGTCTGCTCCttttaaaaacatgaaaataccTCCTTTGTCATCCAAATATTGGTGGCAAAAAGAATCATGTCATTTTcctaatcaaacattttaataacaatattgaatattatctaaaactATAACAAATTAACAAcctataaatatttaatataaaatgtcATTAGGAATAGAATAATTTACAAAAAGTGAAAGGAATCATCGTTAGAGTTCCCTTTTCAAAagcaataaataataaaattatttaagatGAATAATTGGTGATTGCTGTTTCGTCGAGAGGAAGgttctttttctttcatatattggttaggaATATGAAAACATTCAATagtctaatatatatatatatatatatatatataatataataataaacataCAAAACACACAAATATCAACGGACTTTAATCACGACTGTCGCAACGTCATCGTGACACGAAGTGGCCAAGATTTGGAGTCGCCACCAAATCTTAATAGTGTGATTGGTCACctattttaaaaggaaaaaaacgtGGTCTACCTAACCAAAGTTAGGTTAGGAGGCATTTGAATGTAGGAAGGTATTAGCATCCTGCAACACTCATTGAAAACATCTTATTTGTAAaagtaatatttattttattaaaaatacttattaaaaaaaaatgttaatgaaattaaacaaaatgcaACTAATGAATAGTTATTAGGTAGAAGTGTTCCCTTACCTCAACCTAGACAATACTCATTGCATATAGtcgattttattttaaaattcattgtcaaaatttatattattttaaataatacaaaTTAGAAGATGAGCATTTAATTAAcacattgttgaatgagaaattttggaccgatcgcaaattgccacgtcatttactaaattaatgacgaaattccaaataattaaagTCCAgactaattagaagttgacatttgtcccaaattgaagttgcaGGCATAAATTGGCGAAGTCCGATGATGCCACATGTTCCTTCGTaaccgttggattgaataaattacttcggtccaatttgatattattatttggactAAAAGTACAATTTAGCCCATAAATAGGCTTattttgaccaaaatgtcaaataaggcccaaatccaattagtcAAGCCTATGGACCGATcaagcccaagcccatgaaTTCCAGGCATATTCTATACTCCAAAGCTTATAGAAAATTctttacaatcagaagactccttgacttCTGAAGCTGACCACGCCTGAAGACCAGTCTTCAactctgaagactgaagtcctttgaatgaagactgaagttatttgaagatacaaacactCTTAAAAGATAGAAACCcttaaagactgaagtccttcaaagatacaagtattcttccaagacttcaactccaCGATCATCACGCTCttcgcttcctcaaatcaagcgtaCACATTCagctgagagagaatcagaggatcaagtactagagatcaaaccacatcacatcaaatcaacttcaacatcaacaccaacttaagttcaactccacaaaacaagtttcGCCCAAAGGCCGACCGATAAGAtcaaagaccgatcatccaaaaatatcaataagcctaaaggccgatcatccaaaaagatcaaaaagcctaaaagtcgatcatccaaa encodes:
- the LOC120083002 gene encoding probable inactive receptor kinase At1g48480, translated to MQTHMGTRFLSLLLVGFCLLLPTVKPDLASDRTALLALRSAVGGRTLMLWNVTDQNTCSWPGIQCEDNRVTVLRLPGAALFGPLPNGIFGNLTHLRTLSLRLNALSGQLPSDLSACINLRNLYLQGNEFSGLVPDFLFQLHDLVRLNLASNNFSGEISSGFNNLTRLKTLFLEKNHLSGSIPDLKIPLDQFNVSNNQLNGSVPKELQSFSSSSFLGNSLCGHPLEACSGDLVVPTGEVGSNGGSGHKKKLSGGAIAGIVIGSVLGFVLILVILMLLCRKKSAKKTSSVDVATLKHPEVEVQGGKSAEEIENGGYNNGYTVPATVAAASAATVVAGTGKGEVNANGTGTKKLVFFGNAARVFDLEDLLRASAEVLGKGTFGTAYKAVLEVGSVVAVKRLKDVTITEREFREKIEAVGSMDHENLVPLRAYYFSRDEKLLVYDYMAMGSLSALLHGNKGAGRTPLNWEIRSGIALGAARGIEYLHSQGPNVSHGNIKSSNILLTKSYDARVSDFGLAHLVGPPSSPNRVAGYRAPEVTDPRKVPHKADVYSFGVLLLELLTGKAPTHSLLNEEGVDLPRWVQSVVREEWTSEVFDLELLRYQNVEEEMVQLLQLAVDCAAQYPDKRPTMSEVTKRIEELRQSSLHEAVNPQSDAAQDSDDMSSR